AAGAGGTTTtgcaaggagaagagggagagacgaCGCGAGGAAAAGCGCAGCCCCTCAGAACCCGCCAAACATTCTACAGCCAGCTCGGCCAGACTCGACCGGCCGCCAGCCAAGGCACGCGGCGGCGCGCGCGCAGTCCCGTCCCTCTAGCGCGCTGGGCGGAGCAGAGCCGTGCGCGTCAGACTACCTGGCCAATCATGCGTCTCTGCTGCCTTACACGTAACCGCgccccaccctcttccctccGCGGAGGCTCGAGGCCGCGCGCGTGCGCAGTCCCATTGCTCTCGGTGATTCTGATTTGCGCGCGTCAGTCAGTCCAACCAAGCGCGCGCTCCTTCCGCCTCTCGCGAGGCCTTGCCCCAGGAAGCGGAGCGTTCAAAGGTTGCGGTTGGGCGGGTTTTCTGCGCTCTGGGGATGGCGAAGGGAGGTAGCGTCCCGGGTGGCGAGTGGTTGTGTAAGAGCTGAAGTGCTGAGCAGCCACATAGCGCTCGCTCCCTTCCTGCGGTCAGGGGGCCTCTGGACTGCATCTAAGGCCTGGGGGCTCCAGGGCTTGTGTGGTTTTCTGTAAtggtgggagggaaaggaggacttCTCCCTTTGTCCCGCTCTCCCTCCCCCCAGTGTTGATACCTTTGttacagaaaacaaacttaaGTCAGCTCACCTCCGTCTTTCTGCGGTTCTCTTCCTTATCCCTCCGGCCTGGAGGGTCATTGGTTCTtctctgcctgaggcagaggccacagagccatcctcagcgcctgggcaaactgctccaatggagccttggctgctggaggggaagagagagacagagaggaagggggggaggtgaagcagatgggtgcctctcctgtgtgccctggccgggaatagaacccgggacttccgcacgccaggccgacgctctaccactgagccaaccggccagggtcattgGTTCTAATCGCACCACAGCCTTTAAGGTTTAGGCTGACAGCATGTTCTTTGAATCaagatttcaattttatttcctttcgtTATGAAGTTGGCGGAACGAAATTAAAGGTTCTTAACTATCTAACGTTCCTCACAccagcacgccaggctgacgttctaccactgagccaaccggccagggccaagacttgattttttttatcttttatttttgtgacagaaacagagggacagagagggacagacaggaagagagagataagaatcatcagttctctgttgcagcacctcagttcattgattgctttctcatattgccttgaccctggggctacagcagagtgagtgaacccttgctcaagccagcgaccttgggttcaagctggtaagccttgctcaaaccaaatgaagcCCGCcatcaaaccagagacctcagggtttcgaacctgggtcctccgcatcccactccgatgctctacccactgcgccaccgcctggtcagggaagattcttaaaatacttaaaagagAAACAAGATTTGTAAATAGGGCCAGGGGTCTGGAAACTCCTAACCCCTTGCTGCCCTGCAGAAACTCCTGCCCCACTTTGAGCCAGGAGGTGAATGTAGGCcctcagacaaaggaatcatgGGCTACTTGCATGGACACTGTAAAATGTATGTAAGATGagagaaatctaactttggagagctcatgctttggtgctactGGCCCCATGTGCTCCACTGGCTACTAATTCTTCATTAAGTTGTCTGGGTAACTGTTATCCTCAGTTTGagtgccatttctttttttattttatttattttttacagagacagagaatgagtcagagagagggatagacagggacagacagacaggaatggagagagatgagaaacatcagtcattagtttttcattgcgcgttgcaacaccttagttgttcattgattgctttctcatatgtgccttgaccgccagccttcagcagactgagtaaccccttgctggagccagcaaccttgggttcacgctggtgggcttttgctcaagccagatgagcctgcgctcaagctggtgacctcggggtcttgaacctgggtcttctgcatcccagtccgacgctctatccactacaccaccgcctggtcaggctgagtgcCATTTCTTGCTACAATGAAACGTTAACTAGTTAATTTATCAGGAAAAACCGAGCAGTCCCCAGATGGACCAACACAGCCTTATTTAGGAGGGTAAATGGAAAACAACAGTTAAAGAGCAAGAATAAGTCACAGCTAAATTAACGAGGAAGCTGCTGGCTTACTTGCTATGTTACCtacaggaaaaatttttttttttataaaaactgggGTATATACAGAGGTGTGGGTTAATTTGatttccattttgtgtttttggttttttttagaggCAAACCCAGATTTCAGTTTCAAGATGGAAAGTCCTTCGGACTCCGCTGTGATTTTACCTAGCACTCCACAGGGCTGTGCCAGTCTACCATCTCCTCATACAAGTAGTTCAAAAAAACAAGTATGAAAATCTTAGTTCTTTCAGTGGGTCAATTCTGTATTGCTAGGTATTGTGGCAGTCTACTGAAATTGTTAACATAATGTGTAGCATTAATAAGTGTATATTTCTTCTAAGATAATGTATTTGACTTTCCccctaaattttcatttttgaatctATTTAGTTTCAGATCAGGTTATTACAACATTACAAACTGAAGAACTTTGAATCCGCAGTCTCATGAAGGTCTTTGGTGGTAGGATCTAGGTCTTTGCCAAACTTTGTAACTGAAGTACCTAGAGCAGTGCCAGGCATGTGCTAGGTTGTAGAACAAATGTTTGTGTTTACTGAGATAAGTGTCTCAGCACTGTTGTAGAAGAGTGTTGACTTTGCTAAAATAAAACTAATGCAGCATTCAGGAATTAAAGACATTTTGTGATGGTTACTTAAGATATGGAGACAAAGCCATCTAGTGGTGAGTATTGTAGAAATATAAGGTCTTTATTTCTAGTAGACTTATTTACATCAAGAGTGTTTTTCTTAATTAACATTATTCATGTTTGTGCCTTTCACAGCCTACGAGTGCAACACTTAGAGAACGGTTAAGGAAAACTAGATCTTCATTTAGTTCCTGTTACAGTGTGGTAAAACGTCTTAAAGTAGAGAATGAAGAAAACGATCAGATCTTTCCTGACAAACCAGCATCTTCAACAGAAGAAAATTGTTTGGCATTTCAAGATAATTTAAAACACATAGACAGTAAATTTGAAGAAAgttcatatttgaaaaataccTTCAAGAATATCAATGCATGTGAATCTCAATCACTTGATACTGTGTCTTGCAGTGGTCTCCAGAATGACTTTGATGAGAATATTCCTCAAAAAGGACTAAACGAAGAAAAGGTGAAATTGGTGAAGCAGATTCAGGAGAAAGAAGACCTTCTTCGGAGACTAAAACTAGTCAAAATGTATAGGTCAAAGGTGAGAATAATTTCAGAATCAtagcataattattttttaaattgttaaattttttatttctagataagTGATTAAgtaatttcaaaaagaataagatttttagcttaagaaacaataagccaagaAACCTGGTTTTCCACAACTTAAAACTCCTACATGTCAGATTTAGAGTATAGAAGAGGTCTCTGAACACcagtttcaactttttaaaagtccCAGCCCTTGTTTAATATGCATTTGCAGCTTTTTCAGCATGTAGCAGTATTAGTAGTATCAAATATTAGATGCAGGTACAATGGGAACAGAAATGACAGCTGACGGGatgatttaaaaagttaaacatgggCCACATTAACATTATAGAGcataataaaaagcatttttagtGACCTTTTGTTCCTTCAAATTAGTAAAGTTTTCAGGCATTTAAAAAAGCAACTCTATATAAGATTTTAGATTTCAACTCAGACAGATTGAATTAAATAGAATTTTGGCACTTGGGAGAAGGTAACCTTTTTTTACCTGGATCattcatgtatatatatgcaattGCTCCTTCCCTAGCAAATGTGGAATAGATGATGGAATAGTATATCTTATTTGCTCTCTTgaatttttaggatttttctaaatataatgacttgagttttatgagatagtgaatactgaaaaatatttttaatttgaatattcTCACTTTTAAAAGTATTGCTGTAatagagtgaattaaaaaaagaagaaaacaaccgATGTTGTTGCTTCTCTACATAGTTTTGCCCTTGTTTCATGATTTGATTTTTCCAAACAAAACAGCCATAGAACTCAATTTAAATATCATTGTAAAAACCACCCTACTTTTTCTTAGGTAGAAGGCTCAGGACCAAATATGTTGGTACCTTTTATACCTACTTTTGACTGATTTAACAGCTTTCATTAAGTAAGTTAAAATAGGGTGCCTATCTAGTTATTGACATAtatttacctgttttttttttcttgttttagaatGACCTGTCTCAGTTGAAGTTGTTAATAAAGAAGTGGAGGAGCTGTAGTCAGTTGTTACTTTATGAGTTGCAGTCAGCGATGTCTGAAGAGGACAAGAAACTCAGCCTTACTGAGTTGATAGACCACTATGGGTTAGATGATAAAGTGCTGTACTATAATAGAAATGAAGAAGAATTTATAGGTGTttagttcatagtattttttcttcagaatttCTTTGAGAATGCCACCTTAAAAAATCCCTGTACATTTTAAAGGGAAGATAGGAACCATTAGGACTTAAAGAATGTTATCTTGATGAACATCAATTTAGGGGACTCTGTtagataaataagttttaaaatgaaaataaagtattatGGATAAATTTGCCAAAGAAGATTtgacatttaaagaaatatgaaaaaaaatttaaatcatgttttaaaaaataatttggacagTTTGGAAGTCAGTTAGTTGTAATACATTGCTTTTtatacaaaaatgatttattttaaatgttaaaaaataatctaatctGGTTAATGTCTAAACCTAAACTGGTCTAAAAATGCCTGTTTGTCTCCTAAATTCATGAACCTtgtttccatccctttatttccATCTGGATGGTCTATCAAGTAATTAAACTCATATGTCCAAAATTATGTCCCTCCTGTCTCTTCAAATTTGTTTCTTGTATTccttatctcatttaataaaatgagTATCTTTTACAAAACCACATATCCTCTCACACTTCAGACATCATGGCTTATAAGGTCTTTCACATTCATCTACATTTCTTGCTTCATCTGTGAAATATGTAGATTAGAGTCTCTACTTTGTTCACAGTTACTTCTCAGCCAGAAACCCACCTTTATAGGATTGTGTCTCCTGGCTGCCCTGTTGTGCAATGTTATGTCATCCTGTCCATGTACCCCCAAATGACCCAAGTTGGCCTAGTCTCTGAGAATTTGGAATTCTGCTTAGGAAAAGAAAGCTCATCTCTTTTTTTGTGGCTGAAACTATTGTATGTAAATTTGGAAGCAGAAAAGCTGATGTACTTCCAGTCTTTCCTGACAGCTTTCCAGATTTCTGCCTTTGAGTCCTTTTAAGGGCAAAAATAGCATTgcttactttaaaaacaaaaaaacaaaaaaattacttgCCTACTCTTAGGCCCCCTCCTCCAAGTGTACCCCACTTCAGTCCAATCCTTCCCCATGATCTAACAAACTTAATATTTGGCATAGCAGGAGACCCAAGGACTCTCTGCTCTTGCATCCATTCCAATTGTTAGTGCCCATGGCGGTAAACTCTGTTATCCCCTCCTACCTACCCTCCACCCACCGACCAACACACACAAAGTCTTGCCTTCTAGACATTGTCATTGGCTACTGTGAACCCAGGAGGAATGGCCCAGGCCTCTCATGGGCAACCCCTGGCCCTGGGATTCCTAGATGGGCGCCCCAGGGAAGCTGTGCTGGTTTGTGCCTAGCAGCCTTCATCAACCAACTGCTGCTCAGCCAGAGGGACTAAATATGGCAGGGGAAGTGGTTTGGCTGCTGATGGCCCTGGCATTTGGCTGCAGCTGCCCACTGCTGACTTAGCATGTCTCCTGCAGCCACCCTTACATGTTCACTTGGGGGAACTCCAGCATCAGTGGGAGTTTGGTTCTGGGAGAGCAGATGGGAGGCACAGTAATGGGCATTTCCAAGGCATTCGTTGGGTTTTGAGGGCTCCAACAGCATAGTGGGTACTTGCTTCAGCAACAGGAGGTAGATCTTAGAATATGAGTCAGGCTTATTGGAGTGTTTGGGGAATAGGGATGCCCATGAGGtgatccctttttaaaaaataatttgttgaattTCACGTCCATTTAATGGAATACATTTAAAGACATACCACAGGCGTTGCAAACAGTTtagttccagaccaccacaataatgTAAGTCACATGAATTTTGTTTCCCTGTGCAACCTGGCTAACTTTTGTGCAAAAGCCTAGTTTTTGGCCTATCTTGGCTTTCCACATATCTTCCTTACTAACCTTaatcatttctagcttttgatttaaagtgagagatGCGTAACTTCACTTTACAGTTAGAGGTCATTGTAGGACTATTAGTTGGCCTAATTTAAATATTGTTGTGTGTCAGGGAATAAAAAAGTCCAAAGGAAAGGAACAGATGGTTGAGCAGTTAGAACCGTgatgggaccaggttgaccagcactgcaaaagtgggcagtttttataaaaaggttcgccatcacagagtTAAAACATACACATTTATCCATTAAGTTCACTGTCTTTTATGGGCATGGTTTGTGGTGCCCCCAAAACAATTACAACAGTAACATCAGAGATTACTGATCACAGATaacaaatacataataataaaaaagttcaaAATGTGAAAATTACCAAAATGTGATAGACATGAAGTGAGTAAATGCTACTGGAAATATGGAATCAATAGACTTGCTTGAAGCAGTGTTTCCACaaaccttcaattttttttttcttttttttttttttcttattttttttattttattttaattttgtttattcatttttagaaaggagagagagagggagagagagagagtggagagagatagagagagaaggggggaggagcaggaagcatcaactcccatatatgccttgaccaggcaagcccagggtttcaaaccggccacctcagtgttccaggtcgacgctttatccactgcgccaccacaggtcaggccaaaccttcaatttttaaaaaatagtatgtgAAGCACAATGAAGCAAAGTGCAATAAAGCAAGGTATGTTGTATTAAAAACCATTGAATAACATTTTTGAGAAAAATGACAGCTACCAATTAGCACTTGCTTTGTGTCAGTATAAAAAGTATGTTAATTCATTTGACTATTACAATTTTCAAATCCCAATAttcaagatgaggaaatttaaaataaagtagttatttaaaacaagtggcagagccaggatttgaaaccAGGCAACCCAGCATCAGAGCCCTACTCTCAAGTCCAGTGCTTACAGCCATGTACTGTGTTTAATGTGGttaattatattacttttaaatgatacagatgacattttaaagggctataaaatatgaataaaataagaagCTGAGCGGAATCAGTACCATGGACAGTATCAAAAGTAGGACGGGGTGCATAACCCATGTACCCTTCCACAGCCAACCCCCAAACCAGAGGTAACGTCCTGTTGAAAAGTGCTGATATTAGAATATAGTCTCAGGGCCAGAGGTTGCTGCTAACCTTTGCTACATATACATGCCTCGAAGCTGTGGCATTCAGGCAAGTAACATTGCCAAAGTCACCTAGGTGGCTACTAAGACAGAAATCCTACAGGCTATTTGGTTTGTTAAGACCTGAGAATTCACAGAGCATTATTCAGTGAAATTTATGGCATTGACAATTAGCAAATGTAGCCTCCAGGCAGTTAAGTTAGGTGACACAGAATTTGTATcaccaggggaaaaaaaacctagTATATGCATGGTTAACTCTAAATGACAAGGCTGAGAACTGAcaatcctatctttttttttttgtattttttgtatttttctgaagctggaaacggggagacacagtcagacagactcccgcatgcgcccgaccgggatctacccggcacgcccaccaggggcgaagctctgcccgccagggggtgatgctctgcccctccggggggggggggtggagaagcaaatgggtgcttctcctatgtgccctggccgggaaccgaacccgggtcccccgcacgccaggccaacgctctaccgctgagccaaccggccagggccctgacaatCCTATCTTATGTACAAAGTATCTATACTCTCTATACATTTCTCCACCCTTACGTCCATCTTCCCATCCCATACAATCCCCTTGTCAGATCATTTTGAAGGACCTTAGATGCAGGAACTTACCATCAGGCACCTTGCTGAATCAGAAAAACTGACTATTTCAGGATGCATTCTAGTACTAAggaagaaaatcataaaaaatgtTGGCCCTATTACTTCCCTTGTTCTCATCCAGCACTGATCAGTGTATGAGTGATCAATTATGGTACTATCCTGGCAATTTCTAAATTGGTTTTTAaacctgaatatttttttctaaataaaagattttataataGCTCTCTTGCTTTACTATACCAGTGTACAGTGGACATGGTGTAGCAGAACAATGAGACGTTGACATTGTTTGAAGTTGTGGTCAGTAATCCCAATGATATCTTGGAATGCAGCAGTCCATAGGTTATGAAAGGGCAAAACAGTTTTCTGAGCAGTTAATCTCATTATTTAATTCTCATCTGCATGAATACAGCAATAAACTTTTCATGAAACTCAGAAAACACTTTTTTATGTATTTGCTAATCCCTACTGGGTAGGACATAAAATTGAGTTCTGTTACAATGAATATGAAATGTAGAAGATTATGTTTATGTTGAAGAATATACTGTAATTTACAAATGATTTAggtaaaaaaagtaaacaatttaCCATGTATTCATTG
Above is a window of Saccopteryx bilineata isolate mSacBil1 chromosome 7, mSacBil1_pri_phased_curated, whole genome shotgun sequence DNA encoding:
- the SFR1 gene encoding swi5-dependent recombination DNA repair protein 1 homolog isoform X1, whose translation is MAKGEANPDFSFKMESPSDSAVILPSTPQGCASLPSPHTSSSKKQPTSATLRERLRKTRSSFSSCYSVVKRLKVENEENDQIFPDKPASSTEENCLAFQDNLKHIDSKFEESSYLKNTFKNINACESQSLDTVSCSGLQNDFDENIPQKGLNEEKVKLVKQIQEKEDLLRRLKLVKMYRSKNDLSQLKLLIKKWRSCSQLLLYELQSAMSEEDKKLSLTELIDHYGLDDKVLYYNRNEEEFIGV
- the SFR1 gene encoding swi5-dependent recombination DNA repair protein 1 homolog isoform X2, whose protein sequence is MESPSDSAVILPSTPQGCASLPSPHTSSSKKQPTSATLRERLRKTRSSFSSCYSVVKRLKVENEENDQIFPDKPASSTEENCLAFQDNLKHIDSKFEESSYLKNTFKNINACESQSLDTVSCSGLQNDFDENIPQKGLNEEKVKLVKQIQEKEDLLRRLKLVKMYRSKNDLSQLKLLIKKWRSCSQLLLYELQSAMSEEDKKLSLTELIDHYGLDDKVLYYNRNEEEFIGV